In one window of Nicotiana tabacum cultivar K326 chromosome 12, ASM71507v2, whole genome shotgun sequence DNA:
- the LOC107762680 gene encoding prohibitin-1, mitochondrial, with protein sequence MNLNNIKVPKMPGGGAASALIKLGVVAGLGVYGVANSLYNVEGGHRAIVFNRILGVKDKVYPEGTHFMIPWFERPVIYDVRARPHLVESTSGSRDLQMVKIGLRVLTRPVPDELPTVYRTLGENYNERVLPSIIHETLKAVVAQYNASQLITQRENVSREIRKILTERAANFNIALDDVSITSLTFGKEFTAAIEAKQVAAQEAERAKFVVEKAEQDKRSAVIRAQGEAKSAQLIGQAIANNPAFITLRKIEAAREIAQTISHAANKVYLSADDLLLNLQDFNLETARK encoded by the exons ATGAATCTCAACAATATTAAGGTTCCCAAGATGCCAGGTGGTGGTGCAGCTTCTGCTTTGATCAAATTGGGAGTTGTTGCTGGTCTTGGTGTGTATGGAGTTGCCAACAGTCTATACAATGTTGAGGGCGGGCATCGTGCCATTGTTTTCAACCGTATTCTTGGTGTTAAAGATAAG GTTTATCCAGAAGGGACACACTTCATGATTCCTTGGTTTGAAAGGCCAGTCATTTATGATGTTCGTGCACGACCCCACCTTGTGGAAAGCACTTCGGGAAGTCGTGACCTTCAGATG GTGAAAATTGGGCTCAGAGTTCTCACTCGTCCAGTTCCAGACGAACTACCCACTGTTTACCGAACTCTTGGTGAAAACTACAATGAAAGGGTCCTGCCTTCAATTATTCATGAAACGTTGAAAGCTGTGGTTGCCCAGTACAATGCTAGTCAGCTCATCACCCAGAGAGAG AACGTTAGCAGAGAAATACGGAAGATCTTGACAGAAAGGGCAGCCAACTTCAACATTGCTCTAGATGATGTGTCCATAACAAGCCTGACCTTTGGAAAGGAATTTACAGCTGCAATTGAAGCAAAACAAGTGGCTGCTCAAGAAGCTGAGAGAGCAAAGTTTGTTGTGGAAAAAGCTGAGCAAGATAAGCGAAGTGCTGTTATCAGAGCTCAG GGTGAGGCTAAGAGTGCCCAACTGATTGGTCAAGCGATTGCCAACAATCCGGCATTTATCACACTCAGGAAAATCGAAGCAGCAAGAGAGATTGCCCAGACTATTTCACATGCAGCGAACAAGGTGTACTTGAGTGCCGATGATCTGTTACTTAACCTTCAGGACTTTAACTTGGAGACTGCAAGAAAATGA